From one Lycium barbarum isolate Lr01 chromosome 6, ASM1917538v2, whole genome shotgun sequence genomic stretch:
- the LOC132600032 gene encoding uncharacterized protein LOC132600032: MDCWSAENATNAFLKTLKMGERGNVPDVTEFISAMAAGNNSQLMVMACSGHPGSALLGLAAAAQQTGGRVVCILRKEQEMHAIKETLLGDYANFLELVIGDDVKTLLASNYEGADFVLIDCKLEDFQEVFEAAQQGVSVKGAFIVGYNALHEGPRLNFDHKGYFLPIGEGLLVSKISVSEGNIVSGRRSHWIVEVDELTGEEHVYRVSTSPNTN, from the exons ATGGATTGCTGGTCTGCTGAAAATGCTACCAATGCTTTTCTCAAAACTCTAAAAATG GGTGAAAGAGGAAACGTGCCTGATGTAACAGAGTTCATATCTGCCATGGCTGCTGGAAATAATTCGCAGCTCATGGTAATGGCATGCTCCGGCCACCCTGGATCCGCGCTACTAGGCTTAGCAGCGGCGGCTCAACAAACTGGTGGCCGGGTGGTGTGTATATTACGTAAAGAGCAAGAAATGCATGCAATTAAAGAAACATTATTGGGAGACTATGCAAATTTTCTTGAGTTAGTGATTGGTGATGATGTTAAAACTTTATTGGCAAGTAACTATGAAGGAGCTGATTTTGTACTTATTGATTGCAAATTGGAGGATTTTCAAGAAGTATTTGAAGCAGCACAACAAGGTGTTAGTGTTAAAGGTGCATTTATTGTAGGGTACAACGCCCTACATGAAGGACCTAGGTTAAATTTTGATCACAAGGGTTACTTTCTACCAATTGGAGAAGGGTTACTAGTTAGTAAAATTAGTGTTTCAGAAGGTAATATTGTTAGTGGAAGGAGGAGCCATTGGATTGTCGAGGTTGATGAACTCACGGGGGAAGAACATGTTTATAGGGTCAGTACTTCTCCAAATACAAATTAA
- the LOC132644450 gene encoding uncharacterized protein LOC132644450, whose product MTLVWSPETASKAYLDTIQTCGISIKTTAAEFLSAIAAGYNAKLIVEVRKKHESGNSNIPTSTGLAIAAKHTQGRHVCVVPDEASRVEYVSAMHKLLADVSLPEVVVGEVEEVMRKKLINRVDVMIVDGRKKDFARALSSVKLSQHGAILACKSESKRNNISVSSRFSWKGVLDAKVRVLRALTLPFGNGLEIAYIASSNYDGNLKSRKIPKRWISHVDQDSGEQHVFQR is encoded by the exons ATGACATTAGTTTGGTCTCCTGAAACAGCTTCTAAAGCTTATCTTGACACCATACAAACA TGTGGAATATCAATTAAAACAACCGCTGCGGAATTTTTATCAGCCATAGCTGCAGGATATAACGCAAAATTAATAGTTGAAGTGCGGAAGAAACACGAAAGTGGCAACTCAAATATCCCCACAAGCACAG GCCTGGCCATAGCGGCGAAACACACACAGGGGAGGCATGTATGTGTCGTACCGGATGAAGCATCAAGAGTAGAATACGTCAGCGCCATGCACAAGTTATTGGCTGACGTGTCCTTGCCGGAAGTCGTGGTGGGAGAGGTGGAGGAGGTAATGAGAAAAAAGCTGATCAATAGGGTTGATGTTATGATTGTTGATGGTAGGAAAAAAGACTTTGCCAGAGCTTTAAGTAGTGTTAAATTGAGTCAACATGGAGCAATTTTGGCATGTAAAAGTGAAAGCAAAAGGAATAATATAAGTGTAAGCAGTAGGTTCAGCTGGAAAGGGGTGCTGGATGCCAAAGTAAGAGTTTTGAGAGCACTAACACTTCCATTTGGAAATGGATTAGAGATTGCTTATATAGCAAGTAGTAATTATGATGGAAATCTGAAGTCCAGAAAAATTCCCAAGCGTTGGATTAGCCATGTTGATCAAGACTCAGGTGAACAACATGTGTTCCAACGATGA